The Geminocystis sp. NIES-3708 genomic sequence TTAATAATTGATCATTAACAATTAACAACTTTTAATGTAAAATAGTATGTTTGGATCTAAATATAAAAAATATCTAAGGAGAAATTAGTAAGTATGTCTCGATATACAGGACCTCGCTTGAGGGTAGTACGTCGTTTGGGAGATTTACCCGGCTTAACCCGTAAAAATGCTCGTCGTCAATATCCCCCCGGACAACACGGACAAAATCGTCGTAAACGTTCAGAATATGCGATTCGTCTTGAAGAGAAACAAAAACTTCGTTATAACTACGGTGTGAGTGAAACTCAATTAGTTCGCTATGTCAAAAAAGCACGTAGAGTTACTGGATCTACAGGTCAAGTATTATTACAATTATTAGAAATGCGTCTTGATAATACTGTTTTTCGTCTTGGCATGGCACCCACAATTCCGGGTGCTCGTCAATTGGTGAATCATGGTCATATTATGGTTAATGATAAAGTAGTTGATATTGCTAGTTATCAGTGTCGCCCCGGTGATGTCATAAGTGTGAGAAAAAGAGATCGCTCTGTAAATATTGTCAAAAATAATTTACTCAACCCCGGTTTAGCTAATCTTCCCAGTCATTTAGAATATGATAAAGATAACCTTGTAGGTAAGGTTAATGGTATTATTGAAAGAGAATGGGTAGCCTTAAATATTAACGAACTACTTGTAATTGAGTACTATTCTCGGAAAGCATAATCGAATATTTATTCTTATTTTACAAATATTGCTGTTTCTCGGTAATATTTTTTCCATCAAGTATCGCCGATAAATCTTCTTCCTGATTTAGAAGATAAGGAAGACAATCAGACAAGGAAATCTTTTCATAGATTTTTTAAATAATCCTCTCTTTCATCTGTCTAACTGTCTTCCCCTTCTTTCCCCTCTTTTGGTTCATTGCCTTTTGAATTGATGACGTTGAATGAGGTTGTAAGCACAAAATATTAAAGTTTATCCATTTGAAGTCTAATTTAAACAAGAATTTTAAAAATTAAGCTCAACAAATTTTATAGAAATTCTTAAAATCAATAACCATAAAAAAA encodes the following:
- the rpsD gene encoding 30S ribosomal protein S4 produces the protein MSRYTGPRLRVVRRLGDLPGLTRKNARRQYPPGQHGQNRRKRSEYAIRLEEKQKLRYNYGVSETQLVRYVKKARRVTGSTGQVLLQLLEMRLDNTVFRLGMAPTIPGARQLVNHGHIMVNDKVVDIASYQCRPGDVISVRKRDRSVNIVKNNLLNPGLANLPSHLEYDKDNLVGKVNGIIEREWVALNINELLVIEYYSRKA